The genomic region TTGCCGCGGGCCTCGCTCATCTTGTCGTCGAGGAACTTCTGGTGCTGCTCGGCGGTCCAATGGTGTTCTGCGGCTTGGCCGGCCAACTGCATCAGCGCTTGGGTCTTGATGTGGTGGGCCTGGGCTTCGGTATCGCTGGCCCCCTCATGCAGCGCCGGCAGCTCGTCGAGCATGGGGATCCGGTTGGCCTTGTTCAACGCCGCGGACTTGCCGTTGGCCGCAGCCACGCCGTGATACACCCCGTCGCGCTTCTGCAGGATCAGGAAGTCCCCGGATCCGCGACGGTGAATGGCCGTGCCGCCGTCGAGCAGTCGTCCCTCGACTTCCACCGCACCCGAGCCGGTTTCCATCAGGAACTTCCCCGGCGTGTAGACCGAGGTGTCGCGCACGGCGCCCGCGGTCAGCGAGGGCTGAGGGCCGCCATCGAGCGCGCCGGCCGCCTCGGCTGCCACCGCCCGGTTCAACGAACGCGCCAACGCCTCGACGTCCTCGCTGCTCAAGTTCGCGCAGTAGGCGTCGCGCTCCTCCTCGGGCAGCGTCGTGGCGACGCCGTACTTGGCGGCGACCACGTCGTCGGCTGCGTCGGGGACGGCCTTCTTGGCCTGCTCGTAGGCCGCCTTCGCCGCCTCGATGGCCTCACTGGCCTCCCCGAGCTGCTCCATCTGCTCAGCGGTCAGAGCCTCCTCGTCACCGGTGCCCAACTCCTTGACCAGCTTCCGGCGCCGCGACTGGGCCCGTGACACCGCCTTGCGGGCATCGTCGACGCTCTTCTCCGCGGCCGCGAACGCCGCCTCCGCGGCTTCCAGTGCCTGCTCTTCAGCAGAGATCTGCGGACCGGCCAGAGCGGCCTGCTCAGCTTTGGCCGCCGCGATCAGCAGACCGGCAGAGGGCGGGTTGGCGTGCGTGCTGGGCATCGGGACGTCCCCGAGCACCGACTCCTCAATGCCCATGGCCTTCATGAACTCCGGCAGGATGCTCGGCGGGGCGGACAGGATCGCTTTCGCGGTGTCGACGAGGCCTTGTTCGGTGAGGTGGTCGACGACCTTCTTGCGGGCCATCCGCCCCAGGCGGCGATTGCCGTTGGCTTTCGCCGCGGCTCCGTAGCTTCCGCAGCCGGGGCATCGCCGCCCACCATGCTTCGTCGATCGGCACACCGCGCGCCTCCTTCAGGGTGTCTTTGGCTGGTACACCCAGGAAGTACCGGCGCCCGGCGGCGTTTCCGTCACCGCAGTCGCAAAATCACCACAAATTGGTTCACCACCAGCGGCGATGCCACGTCCCTAACCTGTCGGCCGCGGCGCCGAGCCGACGGCCACGACTGCCACCAGCAAGCCTGTGACCAGGCTCAACGACACGTCCCGACGGGCATTCAGTCGGTGCTGACCGGCTCACCCTCCGGTGACTGATCGGCGAGACGCTTGCGGGCGCTGCGAAGACCATTGCGCCTCTGCTCGCGCCGGGCCCTGAATCCGAGCCCAATCCCTGCGGGCTTGATCGTTATCCACTGCTCGGTGGCCAGCCACCCAGCTTGTGCCTCAGCGTCCTCGACATCGCGGAACACCCTGCTGCCGTCCAAGTCGAGAACCTCAGCAATATCCGCCCACTGCAGGTGAGGCTTCTCGCCGGCGGCGTGGGACTGCCGAATCAACCCTGCTACCCGCCGCCCGACCGGATCCGGCGCCCGGTATCCCGCTACGAAGAAGCTCGGGCCGGCGCACAGACTGCGTGGCTGATCATTGAATGCAAACCATCCCCGCCGGCGGCCACGCCGAATCAG from Mycobacterium sp. MS1601 harbors:
- a CDS encoding ADP-ribosyltransferase; this encodes MARKKVVDHLTEQGLVDTAKAILSAPPSILPEFMKAMGIEESVLGDVPMPSTHANPPSAGLLIAAAKAEQAALAGPQISAEEQALEAAEAAFAAAEKSVDDARKAVSRAQSRRRKLVKELGTGDEEALTAEQMEQLGEASEAIEAAKAAYEQAKKAVPDAADDVVAAKYGVATTLPEEERDAYCANLSSEDVEALARSLNRAVAAEAAGALDGGPQPSLTAGAVRDTSVYTPGKFLMETGSGAVEVEGRLLDGGTAIHRRGSGDFLILQKRDGVYHGVAAANGKSAALNKANRIPMLDELPALHEGASDTEAQAHHIKTQALMQLAGQAAEHHWTAEQHQKFLDDKMSEARGKLVDSVGAGPVRADIYDATKRHKKLMREKAAVAAGEAARTDALAAGKGAQEAEAAYAAAHRRALGTPTRGGGVIPHFDHKIPPESIGEDKHKSLWRSGIRAWGKETADDYAVIAQRAGNLKAWGFSGSGPGVQTSSIGELTTVNAEFVKKKLDGKERSALTTYTGGSYTSINAAICGRDGAKPSGSIKTVVSGIESAFDKFREHNPNMTPMTVVRGTRVPSGWKGTPAEYIDAVFTVGSRMEVGKVTSTTTKQSTASAFAGHPPYYMVVRTREGLPVKSISNFSGEDEVILPMGSHLRCVHVDHSGIAGAPTVYLVAEDLVAESEDTGAGGWKKAS